The following proteins are encoded in a genomic region of Rhinoraja longicauda isolate Sanriku21f chromosome 14, sRhiLon1.1, whole genome shotgun sequence:
- the ublcp1 gene encoding ubiquitin-like domain-containing CTD phosphatase 1 produces MSVSIIIKWSGQEYPVTKLTEEDTVLDLKEMIKTLTGVLPERQKLLGLKIKGKAAEDDIKLGVLKLKPNTKIMMMGSREECLEEVLAPPPDNEDIINDFDIEEDVIEVENREENLAKIARRVKEYKIEMLNQPREAKKLLVLDVDYTLFDHRSCAESGLELMRPYLHEFLTSAYEDYDIVIWSATSMKWIEVKMKELGVTTHANYKITFMLDSAAMITVHTPKRGVVEVKPLGVVWDKFPEFYTRKNTIMFDDIGRNFLMNPQNGLKIRPFMKAHLNRDKDMELLKLSQYLKEIGKLEDFTELNHKYWERYLSKKQGQ; encoded by the exons ATGTCTGTATCAATTATAATAAAGTGGAGTGGGCAGGAATATCCTGTGACAAAGCTGACAGAAGAAGACACAGTTCTGGACTTGAAGGAGATGATTAAGACTCTAACTGGTGTGCTGCCTGAACGACAGAAGTTACTTGGTCTGAAAATCAAAG GTAAAGCTGCAGAAGATGACATTAAGCTGGGCGTGCTGAAATTAAAACCAAATACTAAGATTATGATGATGGGCAGCAGGGAGGAGTGTCTG GAGGAAGTACTGGCGCCACCCCCTGACAATGAAGACATCATCAATGACTTTGATATTGAAGAGGATGTTATAGAGGTGGAGAACAG GGAAGAAAACTTGGCCAAAATTGCACGCAGAGTAAAGGAATACAAAATAGAAATGCTGAACCAACCTCGGGAAGCGAAAAAGCTACTAGTTTTAGATGTCGATTACACATTATTTG ACCATAGGTCCTGCGCTGAGAGTGGACTTGAACTGATGAGGCCGTACCTACACGAGTTCCTCACATCGGCATATGAAGATTATGACATTGTTATATGGT CTGCAACTAGTATGAAGTGGATTGAAGTAAAAATGAAA GAACTGGGAGTCACAACACACGCAAACTACAAGATAACCTTCATGCTGGACAGTGCAGCTATGATCACAGTGCATACACCTAAGAGAGGAGTGGTGGAG GTAAAGCCACTGGGAGTCGTATGGGATAAATTTCCTGAGTTCTACACTAGAAAAAATACAATAATGTTTGATGATATTGGGCGAAACTTTTTGATGAATCCACAAAATGGACTAAAG ATTCGACCTTTTATGAAGGCTCATCTGAATCGAGATAAAGATATGGAACTGCTGAAATTGTCACAATACCTGAAGGAGATTGGCAAATTAGAAGACTTCACGGAGCTTAATCATAAATACTGGGAAAG GTATCTGTCCAAGAAGCAAGGGCAATGA